The nucleotide sequence GGGTAAAGGGGTTTAAAATCGATTTTAGGGGCAGATCTTGAAAAGTGTGGTCAGGCCAACAGGCCAACAAAGTAAAACAATTACGCTTAGAAGTTAATTTTTTAACTGGCGAACGCGCATCGTTCGCTACTTGTGAAAAACTTGTCTATCTACTTATAATGAGGTGTAACTAATTCTAGAGAATAGATTTATGATTCCTTCTTGGTTAAAATGGACAACCCTGACGGCTTGTACAATCATTCCCATAAATATGATTGCTCTACAGCCAGTGCAAGCCGCTTCCTTTAAATTTAATTTTGTCTCTTATGAAGATCCTTTATTTTCTTATGGTTCTGGTGAGTTATCTTTTGATGATTCTAGTTTACAAGGGTTTGGCAAAGAGACTGTTAATATTACTGAATTAAAAAATGTTAACTTTAATTATTTTTTAACCAGTAAGGGATATTTGGGAGATGTTCTATATTACGGGAGATGGATAACATCTGACCTAGACTTAGCTTATAACTCGGATATTGATTTGGAATTTAATAACGGAGAATTGAGCGGTTTATTTTTTAACGAATATCAGAATTATACTAGAGGAGGTTATGGTGGAAGTATAATTTATGAGATTAATATAGATTATAAATTAGCCTTTGAAGGAAAAACTTTCTTAGAAAGTTATTCAGGAACAGAGTATTCGGCTGGATACGATTACAATAATGATGAATTTTTTGAATACACCAACGACATCAGTGCGACCGGAGCTTACGGAACTATCACTTTTGAAACTATTGTCCCTGTTGAACCAGTTCCTGAACCTCTTACGATTTTAGGCACAGGAACAGCGATCGGCTTTAGTCTTTTGTTTAAAAAAATGAAGCAAAAAAATTAAGTTCAATCACAAAGGTGGGCAATGCCCACCCTAATTATTTATAAAAGTAAGTATTTATGCTCAAAAAATTAGCGATCACCACGTCAGGTTAATTAATTTCACTAATTTTAAATTTATGCTAAACTGTCTATAGAGACAAAAAATCGTTGAACTTTCTTTGATTATGATAGTCGTCGGACAATCACGCGCGTTATTATTTGACAGGTCAGTCTCCGAAATTTATTCTCGCTACACATTGATTTTATCAGGAGACATCCCATGTCAATTTATGTTGGAAATCTACCCCATGAAGTAGAAGATAAGCACCTTTCAGAAGTTTTCAGCGATTACGGTAAAGTCAATCGAGTTTATCTCCCCACTGACCGAGAAACAGGTCTTCGTCGCGGTTTCGCGTTCGTAGAAATGGAAACCCCTGAAATGGAAGATGCGGCTATTTCCACCCTCGATGGTGCAGAATGGATGGGACGAGAATTAAAAGTTAACAAAGCCAGAGAACGCGAAAACCGTAACTCCGGCGGTGGTGGCGGCAATTATCGTCGCAATAATCGTTACTAAACTTAACGATGGTTAATTGTAAAGATTAACTGAATAATTTAATTTGTCAGGTGGGCAAAGCTTGCCCTGAGCAGTAGCGAAGGGTTGGTAATAATCTCTCAAAAGAGGTTTGCACCTTTTAAAGTTTTGCCCACCTTACTATTTATAGAAGTTGATCTACTCATTTGTAAAGCTTATGTATGGTAGGCGATTGAAAATCAATGAGTGTGCTACTCTATAGTTAAAGTAGGTATCAAAGATAGTAATCCCATGCCAACAGTTTTAATGAAAAATGGGGAATTGCTAGAAGTCCCTGACGATCAAATGCTGTCTTTCCTAGAAAAAAATCGGGACTCTATTCAACAGCGTTACTCACCTAGAAAACGGCCAATTAAAAGATCTGATTCTTCCTCAGTAGAAATTACCAGTACAACTTGATATTGACATTAGTATCTTTATACTGATAAATGCCCTGCTCTGCTTGTTCCTCAGTTTCAGAGTATTCAATAGTACATCCACGAAAAAACTTGTATTCTGTTTTGGGGTCGTCTTTTGGGTTTTCTTTATATTCTTCTTCAGTGCCTAGCTTGATATATAAATATACTCCTTTATATTTCCCGTAAACCTCTTCATTAGTTTTAGCCGCTTCAAATTCTAGTTTATTTAACAAAATACTTTGATCATGATCAAACCCCTCTCCGTTCACGTTCAAGAAGAGGGGTTAAAAATCGGGTATAACAAGGACTAGGCTTACATCATGCCCATGCCGCCCATGCCGCCCATGCCACCCATGCCGCCCATACCGCCCATATCAGGCGCAGCCGGCGGGTTTTTTTCAGGTTTTTCTACTACCAAAGCTTCAGTAGTCAGAACCATCCCTGCAATAGAAGCCGCATTTTGGAGGGCAGAACGTACCACTTTAGCCGGGTCAATAATACCGGCGGCGATCAAGTCTTCAAACTCGCCGGTTAACGCATTGTAACCCACGTTAAAATCGGTTTTGCGTACCCCTTCAACAATAACAGAGCCTTCTAAACCCGCATTATCAGCCAGTTGACGTAAGGGCGCTTCTAAAGCCTTAGCCATGATATCAGCCGCGACTTTTTCCTCGTCATTGCTCAGAGTATTTTTGAACTCACTCAGCTTACCGGACAAGTGTATTAAAGTTGTCCCACCACCGGGAACAATGCCTTCAGCAACAGCCGCTTTAGTGGCATTAAGAGCATCTTCAATGCGAAGTTTCTTGTCTTTAAGTTCGGTTTCGGTGGCTGCCCCAACTTTAATCACAGCTACGCCACCAGCTAATTTAGCAATGCGTTCTTGCAGTTTTTCGCTATCGTATTCCGAGTCGGTAGCGGCTAATTCCCGGCGCAGTTGGGCGATGCGTTTTTGCACATCTTCTTTATTATCACCACCCGCGACAATGGTGGTATTTTCTTTATCAATGGTAATTTTAACCGCTTGACCGAGCAGGTCTGGGGTGACTGTTTCTAAACTTAAGCCGATATCTTCAGAAATCACACGCCCGCCGGTTAGGATCGCAATATCCTGTAAAGCGGCTTTGCGGCGTTCACCAAAACTGGGAGCTTTAATAGCAGCAACATTTAAAACCCCTCTGGCCTTATTCACCACTAAGGTTGCTAAAGCTTCCCCTTCGATATCTTCAGCAATAATTAACAGTGCCTTACCTTGACGGGCGACCGTTTCCAGGACCGGAACCAAATCAGCGATGGCGCTAATTTTCTTATCAGTGAGCAGAATGTAGGGGTGATCAAAGTCTACCAATTGACGTTCTTGATCGGTAATAAAATAAGGAGAAATATAGCCGCGATCAATTTGCATCCCTTCTACTACATCTAGTTCAGTAGACAGAGACTTAGATTCCTCCACCGTGATCACGCCATCTTTAGTGACTTTTTCCATTGCCTGAGCGATCATCGCCCCAATTTCTTCATCATTACCCGCCGAAACGCTGGCTACTTGAGCGATGGCTTCCCCGACTTCCACAGGTTGGGCAATGCCTTCAATTTCACTAACCAAGAATTGAGTCACTTTTTCTAGCCCTCGGCGCAAAGCCACTGGGTTAGCCCCGGCGGTAACATTTCTTAACCCTTCTCTAATCAGGGCTTGAGCGATGACTGTAGCGGTGGTGGTGCCATCTCCTGCCACATCTTTGGTTTTGGCGGCTACTTCTTGGATCAGTTTTGCGCCTGTGTTTTCTAAAGGATCTTCTAGTTCAATTTCTTTAGCAACGGTGATCCCATCATTGACAATTTGGGGGGCCCCAAATTTTTTCTCTAACAGGACATTGCGCCCTCTTGGGCCTAAGGTGATCTTTACAGCATCAGCAAGGGCATTAATTCCCCTTTCTAAGGCTCTTCTAGATTCATCTTTGAAGGAAACAATTTTGGCCATTTTTTTCCTTTGTTGTGTTGTCTCTCCATTAGTAAATTTAGCACTCTTAGGGCGAGAGTGCTAACTTTGTTATCAGTTATTAGTCATCAGTCATTAGTCATCAGTCATTAGTCATCAGTAGCCCACCGGTTCGGTTGCTATTGTGCAACGGGTTGAGGGTAGGTTAGGTTCTATTTAATGTCTTGTTGAGCGAGCCAAAAAACCCTTAACTCTTGACTCTTGACTACATTACCATTCCCCCATCGACGTTAAAAACTTGACCGGTGATATAAGCCGCCGCCGGATCCCCTGCTAGAAAGCGAACCATTCCCGCTATCTCTTCGGGTTGTCCAAAGCGTCCGAGGGGAATGAGTTTTATAATATCTTCAGACTTGAGGTCATGAGTCATATCAGTGGCAATAAAACCTGGGGCGACAGCATTGACGGTAATGCCACGAGAAGCTAATTCTTTAGCGACAGTTTTGGTAAAACCAATCACTCCGGCTTTAGCCGCGCTGTAATTAGCTTGTCCGGGGTTGCCCATCAGTCCGGATACCGAGGAAATATTAATAATTCTGCCGCTTTTTTGTTTTAACATCGTTTTAGTCACTGCCCGAGTACACAAAAATACCCCGCTTAGGTTGAGATCGATCACCGCTTGCCAGTCTTCGAGTTTCATCCGCATCATCAGGGTATCTTTGGTAATACCGGCGTTATTGACTAAAATATCAATACGTCCAAATTTTTCGAGAGTTTGTTTGATTAGTTGATCCACTTCTTCGGCTTTGGAAACATCCGCGCCTATTGCCAGTGCTTCTCCTCCGGCGCTGGTGATGTCTGTAACCACTTCATCAGCCGCCCCGCTTGAACGCGCATAATTGACCACCACTTTTGCTCCTTGTGCGGCTAAAGCGATGGCAATAGCCCGGCCAATTCCTCTAGATGCCCCTGTTACAATAGCAACTTGTTCTTGTAATTGTTTCATATCATCAAAATTTATAGCTTTTTACCAAAATAACACGGTTCTCGCGAAAGCCTTTGTAATTCATTCAAAGGATGAAGCCCGAGGATACGGACTTTAGTCCGATGTGTCTATTTGCTTTTTTGATTTTCAATGTACTTGTTAATTATGTCTGTACTATAATGATCAACAAGTGTAAAGTCAACTTTATGTACGGATGCCAACAAAACCTGATAACTACTAGCTCAGAACTAAAAGCCATTCTAGAGTTTATTTGCTCGGAGTCTCATAAGTTAACTAACTGCGGTATTTATTACGCTCGTCAGTTATACTTTAAGACTCGAAAAATTCTGGGGAAATTCGACTTAGAAAAAGAATATAAAACTAACAAACATTTTCAGGTTTTATATTCCCAGGCTGCACAGCAAATACTTAGAAGTGTTGCTGAGTCTTTTAAGTCCTTCCAAGAGTTAAACAAGAAATATAAGAAAGGAGAATTAAAGGATAAATCAAAACTCCCAAAGTATCGTAAGAAAGGAGGTCTAGCACTTATAACTTATCCAAAACAAGCATTAAAATTAGTAGATAACCAGATTCGTATTCCACTAGGTAAAACCGTTAAAAGATGGTTTAGCATCGATAGTTTTTCTTTGCTAATGCCATCAAATTTTAAATTTGAAGATATTAAAGAACTGAGAATACTACCTCGTAACCAGTGCTTTTATGTCGAGTTTGTTTATGAATTAGAAACACAAGATAAAAGTTTAAATCAAGACAACGTACTCGGTTTAGACCCAGGAATTAACAACTGGATTACTGCTGTTTCTAATGTAGGTACATCATTTATTATTGATGGGAAGCACCTAAAATCTGTTAACCGTTGGTACAACAAGCAAGTATCGACAATTAAGGAAGGAAAATCACAAGGATTCTGGTCTAATAGGTTAGCGAAAATAACCGAGAGGCGCAACAGGCAGATGAGAGATGCTGTTAACAAAGCAGCGAGAATAGTAATTAATCACTGTCTTGACAATAACATTGGTGTTATTGTTTTTGGTTGGAATGACGAAGTCAAAAAAGGGGTTAACCTAGGCAAGAAAAACCATCAATCCTTTGTCTCAATCCCTACTGCTAAATTAAAAAATAGAATAGCTCAATTATGTGAATTGTATAAAATTAAATTCATACAACAGGACGAGAGCTACACTTCTAAATCAAGCTTTTTAGATGGTGATTTTATCCCGACTTATGGTGAGAAACCCAACGAATGGAAGTCATCAGGAAAAAGAGTAAAAAGAGGCTTGTTTCGTACCTCTAACAATCAATATATTAATGCAGATTGTAATGGTGCTGCTAACGTAATCCGTAAGCTTCAACAAGTAAGCACAATACTCAATTTTGATTTGAGTCGAGTGTCTAGGGCTGTTTTGACTCAGCCCCAGAAATTAAAATTCTGGTCAGCTAAAAAGACGCGAAGCAACGTCGATTTATAAGGGGCTGTGTGGCAAGGTTGCCTCGCCACT is from Gloeothece verrucosa PCC 7822 and encodes:
- the groL gene encoding chaperonin GroEL (60 kDa chaperone family; promotes refolding of misfolded polypeptides especially under stressful conditions; forms two stacked rings of heptamers to form a barrel-shaped 14mer; ends can be capped by GroES; misfolded proteins enter the barrel where they are refolded when GroES binds) gives rise to the protein MAKIVSFKDESRRALERGINALADAVKITLGPRGRNVLLEKKFGAPQIVNDGITVAKEIELEDPLENTGAKLIQEVAAKTKDVAGDGTTTATVIAQALIREGLRNVTAGANPVALRRGLEKVTQFLVSEIEGIAQPVEVGEAIAQVASVSAGNDEEIGAMIAQAMEKVTKDGVITVEESKSLSTELDVVEGMQIDRGYISPYFITDQERQLVDFDHPYILLTDKKISAIADLVPVLETVARQGKALLIIAEDIEGEALATLVVNKARGVLNVAAIKAPSFGERRKAALQDIAILTGGRVISEDIGLSLETVTPDLLGQAVKITIDKENTTIVAGGDNKEDVQKRIAQLRRELAATDSEYDSEKLQERIAKLAGGVAVIKVGAATETELKDKKLRIEDALNATKAAVAEGIVPGGGTTLIHLSGKLSEFKNTLSNDEEKVAADIMAKALEAPLRQLADNAGLEGSVIVEGVRKTDFNVGYNALTGEFEDLIAAGIIDPAKVVRSALQNAASIAGMVLTTEALVVEKPEKNPPAAPDMGGMGGMGGMGGMGGMGMM
- a CDS encoding RNA recognition motif domain-containing protein, giving the protein MSIYVGNLPHEVEDKHLSEVFSDYGKVNRVYLPTDRETGLRRGFAFVEMETPEMEDAAISTLDGAEWMGRELKVNKARERENRNSGGGGGNYRRNNRY
- the fabG gene encoding 3-oxoacyl-[acyl-carrier-protein] reductase, which codes for MKQLQEQVAIVTGASRGIGRAIAIALAAQGAKVVVNYARSSGAADEVVTDITSAGGEALAIGADVSKAEEVDQLIKQTLEKFGRIDILVNNAGITKDTLMMRMKLEDWQAVIDLNLSGVFLCTRAVTKTMLKQKSGRIINISSVSGLMGNPGQANYSAAKAGVIGFTKTVAKELASRGITVNAVAPGFIATDMTHDLKSEDIIKLIPLGRFGQPEEIAGMVRFLAGDPAAAYITGQVFNVDGGMVM
- a CDS encoding PEP-CTERM sorting domain-containing protein; this encodes MIPSWLKWTTLTACTIIPINMIALQPVQAASFKFNFVSYEDPLFSYGSGELSFDDSSLQGFGKETVNITELKNVNFNYFLTSKGYLGDVLYYGRWITSDLDLAYNSDIDLEFNNGELSGLFFNEYQNYTRGGYGGSIIYEINIDYKLAFEGKTFLESYSGTEYSAGYDYNNDEFFEYTNDISATGAYGTITFETIVPVEPVPEPLTILGTGTAIGFSLLFKKMKQKN
- a CDS encoding RNA-guided endonuclease InsQ/TnpB family protein, which gives rise to MYGCQQNLITTSSELKAILEFICSESHKLTNCGIYYARQLYFKTRKILGKFDLEKEYKTNKHFQVLYSQAAQQILRSVAESFKSFQELNKKYKKGELKDKSKLPKYRKKGGLALITYPKQALKLVDNQIRIPLGKTVKRWFSIDSFSLLMPSNFKFEDIKELRILPRNQCFYVEFVYELETQDKSLNQDNVLGLDPGINNWITAVSNVGTSFIIDGKHLKSVNRWYNKQVSTIKEGKSQGFWSNRLAKITERRNRQMRDAVNKAARIVINHCLDNNIGVIVFGWNDEVKKGVNLGKKNHQSFVSIPTAKLKNRIAQLCELYKIKFIQQDESYTSKSSFLDGDFIPTYGEKPNEWKSSGKRVKRGLFRTSNNQYINADCNGAANVIRKLQQVSTILNFDLSRVSRAVLTQPQKLKFWSAKKTRSNVDL